Proteins encoded by one window of Pseudonocardia sp. HH130629-09:
- a CDS encoding FAD-binding oxidoreductase, protein MLAGTATRTAHDAAVENLRRARAGAGAVQLGKPSSNLFRFGDRDTGAAARRLDTSALNGVLGVDPERRTAEVQGMATYETIVDATLAHGLMPLVVPQLKTITLGGAVTGLGVESTSFHAGLPHESVLEMDVLTPAGELLHVTPDGEHADLFAAFPNSYGTLGYALRLVVELAPVKPFVKLTHHRHPTASAASAAIERFVAAGEIDFLDGVVFGPDEQYLTTGEFVDAPMPGARISDYTGQEVFYRSLQRRPVDHLTVHDYLWRWDTDWFWCSRAFGVQHPVVRRFWPRRWRRSDVYRRLVALDQRYGTSNRVREALGGTAEEMVVQDVEIPVERLPEFLDFFHREIPVLPVWLCPLQLRGERTWPLYPMEPGRLYVNVGFWSSVPEKPGDRWAHNRLIEECVADLGGHKSLYSTVHYGEDEFWAHYNGAAYRAVKQRYDPDGRAPDLFRKVTGR, encoded by the coding sequence ATGCTCGCCGGGACCGCCACCCGCACCGCGCACGACGCCGCGGTGGAGAACCTGCGCCGGGCGCGCGCCGGAGCCGGCGCCGTCCAGCTGGGGAAACCGTCGTCGAACCTGTTCCGGTTCGGTGACCGTGACACCGGGGCCGCTGCGCGCCGACTCGACACTTCCGCGTTGAACGGTGTGCTCGGTGTGGACCCGGAGCGGCGTACCGCAGAGGTCCAGGGGATGGCGACCTACGAGACCATCGTGGACGCCACCCTCGCCCACGGGCTGATGCCGCTGGTCGTCCCGCAGCTCAAGACCATCACCCTCGGGGGAGCGGTCACCGGTCTCGGTGTCGAGTCGACGTCGTTCCACGCCGGGCTGCCGCACGAGTCGGTGCTGGAGATGGACGTGCTCACCCCGGCCGGGGAGCTGCTGCACGTCACCCCCGACGGCGAGCACGCCGACCTGTTCGCGGCGTTCCCCAACTCCTACGGCACCCTCGGCTACGCCCTGCGGCTGGTCGTCGAGCTGGCCCCGGTGAAGCCCTTCGTGAAGCTCACCCACCACCGCCACCCGACCGCGTCCGCAGCGTCGGCGGCGATCGAGCGGTTCGTCGCCGCGGGGGAGATCGACTTCCTCGACGGGGTCGTGTTCGGACCCGACGAGCAGTACCTGACCACCGGTGAGTTCGTCGACGCACCGATGCCGGGCGCCCGGATCTCCGACTACACCGGTCAGGAGGTGTTCTACCGGTCGCTCCAGCGCCGCCCGGTCGACCACCTCACCGTGCACGACTACCTGTGGCGCTGGGACACCGACTGGTTCTGGTGCTCGCGGGCGTTCGGCGTGCAGCACCCGGTGGTGCGCCGGTTCTGGCCGCGCCGCTGGCGCCGGTCGGACGTCTACCGCCGGCTCGTCGCCCTCGACCAGCGCTACGGCACGTCCAACCGGGTCCGCGAGGCCCTCGGCGGGACGGCCGAGGAGATGGTCGTGCAGGACGTCGAGATCCCCGTCGAGCGGCTCCCGGAGTTCCTGGACTTCTTCCACCGCGAGATCCCGGTGCTGCCGGTGTGGCTGTGCCCGCTGCAGCTGCGGGGCGAACGGACCTGGCCGCTCTACCCGATGGAGCCGGGCCGGCTCTACGTCAACGTCGGGTTCTGGTCGTCGGTGCCGGAGAAACCGGGTGACCGGTGGGCACACAACCGGCTGATCGAGGAGTGTGTCGCCGACCTGGGCGGGCACAAGTCGCTGTACTCGACCGTGCACTACGGCGAGGACGAGTTCTGGGCCCACTACAACGGTGCGGCCTACCGCGCGGTGAAGCAGCGGTACGACCCGGACGGTCGGGCACCCGACCTGTTCCGGAAGGTCACCGGCCGCTGA
- a CDS encoding dienelactone hydrolase family protein, which translates to MAHTNENPAQNVTFPSGGGTAHGYLARPDSGSGPGLIVIQEWWGLTDHIVDVTDRFAAEGFVALAPDLYGGRTTHDSDEAGKLMAELPVQQAATDLAGAVEYLLGRDDVTSSAVGAVGFCMGGGFVLVLAAQQGDNVAAAVPFYGVLKEDYPSFANLTAAVQGHFGSEDTMATPDAVSSLADRIESESGTRPEFLQYPAGHAFFNDENHMGTYDAEQAEIAWTRATQFLREHVK; encoded by the coding sequence GTGGCACACACCAACGAGAACCCCGCGCAGAACGTCACCTTCCCCTCCGGTGGCGGCACCGCACACGGCTACCTGGCCCGCCCCGACTCGGGGTCCGGGCCCGGCCTGATCGTCATCCAAGAGTGGTGGGGCCTCACCGACCACATCGTGGACGTCACCGACCGGTTCGCCGCCGAGGGGTTCGTCGCGCTGGCGCCCGACCTCTACGGCGGCCGCACCACCCACGACTCCGACGAGGCCGGCAAGCTCATGGCCGAGCTGCCGGTCCAGCAGGCGGCCACCGACCTGGCCGGAGCCGTGGAGTACCTGCTCGGGCGCGACGACGTGACCTCCTCGGCCGTCGGCGCCGTCGGCTTCTGCATGGGCGGCGGCTTCGTGCTGGTCCTCGCCGCGCAGCAGGGCGACAACGTCGCGGCCGCGGTGCCGTTCTACGGCGTCCTGAAGGAGGACTACCCGTCGTTCGCGAACCTGACCGCGGCCGTGCAGGGCCACTTCGGGTCCGAGGACACCATGGCGACGCCGGACGCGGTGAGCTCGCTCGCCGACCGCATCGAGTCCGAGTCCGGTACCCGCCCGGAGTTCCTGCAGTACCCGGCCGGGCACGCCTTCTTCAACGACGAGAACCACATGGGGACCTACGACGCCGAGCAGGCGGAGATCGCCTGGACCCGCGCGACGCAGTTCCTGCGCGAGCACGTGAAGTAG